Proteins co-encoded in one Gossypium arboreum isolate Shixiya-1 chromosome 11, ASM2569848v2, whole genome shotgun sequence genomic window:
- the LOC128283996 gene encoding uncharacterized mitochondrial protein AtMg00810-like, translating into MAYGKLRVPGFSNYGSFLSLLALTLYVLVYVDDIVITGSSSDEINFFVQQLHNEFALKDMGELHYFLGIEVSRSSSGSLHLSQRKYIRELLTRSSMANAKGVHTPMVSSSVLSKSEGEPLADPTEYRSLAGALQYVVLTRPDIAYAINRVCQFMHAPTSSHMVALKRILRYLCGTLSHGLVFRPSDRLSLVGYADANWGLDFDDRRSTTGYCVYFGHTPISWCSKKQTVVSRSMAEAEYRSLAAATSDVTWLVSLLAELKVNSVDLPTVWCDNSSAVAVAANPVASGDLVVGEVLACDQVADILTKPLSASLFSRFRSLLRVLPLEEAG; encoded by the exons ATGGCTTACGGCAAGCTCCGCGTGCCTGGTTTCTCAAATTACGGCAGTTTCTTGTCTCTTCTAG CACTTACACTTTATGTGCTTGTCTATGTGGATGATATTGTTATCACTGGCAGTTCATCtgatgaaattaatttttttgttcagCAGTTACATAATGAGTTTGCTTTAAAGGATATGGGTGAGCTTCATTATTTTTTGGGTATTGAAGTCAGTCGGTCTTCCTCTGGGAGTCTTCATTTGTCTCAGCGCAAATACATTCGCGAGCTTCTTACTCGAAGTTCTATGGCTAATGCCAAAGGTGTTCATACTCCAATGGTGAGTTCATCTGTTTTGTCTAAAAGTGAGGGTGAGCCGCTGGCAGACCCAACTGAATATCGCAGTCTTGCGGGAGCACTGCAATATGTTGTTCTAACTCGTCCTGACATTGCTTATGCTATTAATCGGGTGTGTCAATTCATGCATGCTCCCACTTCTTCTCATATGGTGGCTTTAAAACGAATTTTGCGATATTTATGTGGAACTCTTTCTCATGGGTTGGTATTTCGTCCGTCGGATCGTCTCTCGTTGGTCGGTTATGCTGATGCAAATTGGGGTCTTGATTTTGATGATCGTCGGTCTACCACGGGCTACTGTGTCTATTTTGGCCATACTCCTATCTCATGGTGTTCTAAAAAGCAGACAGTTGTTTCTCGCTCTATGGCAGAGGCCGAGTATCGCAGTTTAGCTGCAGCCACTAGTGATGTGACTTGGCTTGTCTCCTTACTAGCAGAACTCAAGGTCAATTCGGTTGATCTACCGACTGTATGGTGTGACAACTCTAGTGCCGTAGCTGTTGCGGCTAATCCG GTGGCCAGTGGAGACTTGGTTGTTGGTGAGGTTCTCGCTTGTGACCAGGTGGCCGATATTCTTACTAAACCATTATCAGCATCTCTGTTTAGTCGGTTTCGTAGTCTTCTTCGGGTGTTGCCCCTTGAGGAAGCTGGGTGA
- the LOC108473276 gene encoding arabinogalactan protein 23-like, with protein sequence MDMKKISTAIIVAAASMSAVMAAEAPDPSPSAGGSSPSSSPASATASGPDSSVAAATLPVLGSLVGASIVSLFSYMLQ encoded by the coding sequence ATGGACATGAAGAAGATCTCCACCGCCATCATTGTTGCCGCTGCCTCAATGAGCGCCGTCATGGCTGCCGAAGCACCTGATCCTTCCCCTTCCGCCGGTGGTTCTAGTCCTAGCTCCTCTCCTGCTTCCGCCACAGCATCAGGACCAGATTCCAGCGTGGCTGCCGCAACCTTGCCTGTTCTTGGATCATTGGTTGGGGCTTCCattgtttctttgttttcttaCATGCTGCAGTAA
- the LOC108473246 gene encoding arabinogalactan protein 23-like, translating into MDMKKVSTAIIVAAASVSAVMAAGAPAPSPSAGGSIPSSSPASAAAPGPDSSVAAATLPVLGSLVGASIISLFSYMLQ; encoded by the coding sequence ATGGACATGAAGAAGGTCTCCACCGCCATCATTGTTGCTGCCGCCTCAGTGAGCGCCGTCATGGCTGCCGGTGCACCTGCTCCTTCCCCTTCCGCCGGTGGTTCTATTCCTAGCTCCTCTCCTGCTTCCGCCGCAGCACCTGGACCAGATTCCAGCGTGGCTGCCGCAACCTTGCCTGTTCTTGGATCATTGGTCGGGGCTTCCattatttctttgttttcttaCATGCTGCAGTAA
- the LOC108473305 gene encoding arabinogalactan protein 23-like has translation MDMKKVSTAIIVAAASMSAVMAAGAPAPSPSAGGSSPSYSPASAPASGPNSSVAAATLPVLGSLVGASIVSLFSYVLHV, from the coding sequence ATGGACATGAAGAAGGTCTCCACCGCCATCATTGTTGCTGCTGCCTCAATGAGCGCCGTCATGGCTGCCGGTGCACCTGCTCCTTCCCCTTCCGCAGGTGGTTCTAGTCCTAGCTACTCTCCTGCTTCCGCCCCAGCATCAGGACCAAATTCCAGCGTGGCTGCCGCAACCTTGCCTGTTCTTGGATCATTGGTTGGGGCTTCCattgtttctttgttttcttaCGTGCTACATGTATGA